A portion of the Ardenticatenales bacterium genome contains these proteins:
- a CDS encoding HAMP domain-containing protein, with translation MFKSLRSRLLVSYTVVIAAVLVILTVTLLLVSALSAADRGVATLRELAAVSLGTRRELNRLYDAGITDPDTLLQAITETATAQNTRILLLRPNTLQVVFDTGDQWAGRTLNNMESLGSAISTNNSVLAARLRGPDEQVWVVYAQLLPDRHLGNLVMAFIQPEPTAARFFRDTFLRPLCSAGIIAFLLAILLAILITRSVARPLQRLAGAAESIASGDYDQQIPPAGPDEVRRVSASFNEMATRVKAGQQAQRDFVANVSHDLKTPLTSVRGWSQALLEGMINTPEELRQAAGIIHGEAERMTRMVNQLLDLARIESGQLQLNQEPVDLHQLLAQVHRNLMLPAQQKGVQFTLDLQPVPLILGDPDRLMQVFTNLADNALGHTPAAGRIHITLAPHGDRAINITVQDTGPGIPPDELSRIFERFYQVEKSRARTSERRGSGLGLAITRELVEAHGGRIEARSELGKGSAFLVRLPIGPPEGSTITRRR, from the coding sequence ATGTTCAAGAGTTTGCGCAGCCGGTTGCTGGTCTCGTATACGGTCGTTATCGCCGCGGTGCTGGTGATCCTGACGGTGACGCTGTTGTTGGTGTCCGCGCTGAGCGCGGCGGACCGCGGCGTGGCGACGCTGCGGGAACTGGCGGCGGTGAGTTTGGGGACGCGGCGAGAGTTGAATCGATTGTATGATGCCGGCATCACCGACCCCGACACCCTGCTGCAAGCCATCACCGAAACCGCCACCGCCCAGAACACCCGCATCCTCCTGCTACGCCCCAACACCCTCCAGGTCGTCTTCGACACCGGCGACCAATGGGCGGGCCGCACCCTGAACAACATGGAATCCCTGGGCAGTGCCATCAGCACCAACAACAGCGTCCTCGCCGCCCGTCTGCGTGGTCCCGACGAACAGGTATGGGTCGTTTATGCCCAACTCCTGCCCGACCGCCACCTCGGCAACCTGGTGATGGCCTTCATCCAACCCGAACCCACCGCCGCCCGATTCTTCCGCGACACCTTCCTGCGCCCCTTGTGTTCTGCCGGCATCATCGCCTTCCTCCTGGCCATCCTCCTGGCCATCCTCATCACCCGCTCCGTCGCCCGCCCCCTACAACGGCTCGCCGGCGCCGCCGAATCCATCGCCAGCGGCGACTATGACCAGCAAATCCCCCCCGCCGGACCGGATGAGGTGCGGCGCGTTTCCGCCAGTTTCAACGAGATGGCGACACGAGTGAAAGCCGGCCAGCAAGCGCAGCGGGATTTCGTCGCCAACGTTTCGCACGACCTGAAAACGCCGCTGACATCGGTGCGCGGTTGGAGCCAGGCGCTGCTAGAGGGCATGATCAATACGCCTGAGGAGTTACGACAAGCTGCCGGCATCATCCACGGCGAAGCCGAACGCATGACCCGCATGGTCAACCAACTCCTCGACCTCGCCCGCATCGAATCCGGACAACTTCAACTGAACCAGGAACCCGTTGACCTGCACCAACTGTTGGCACAGGTGCATCGCAACCTTATGCTGCCCGCGCAACAAAAAGGGGTGCAGTTCACGCTCGACTTGCAGCCCGTCCCCCTCATCCTCGGCGACCCCGACCGCCTCATGCAAGTCTTCACCAACCTGGCGGACAACGCCCTCGGCCACACGCCCGCCGCCGGCCGCATCCACATCACCCTGGCTCCCCATGGCGACCGGGCAATCAACATCACCGTGCAGGACACCGGGCCGGGCATTCCGCCGGACGAATTGAGCCGCATTTTTGAACGTTTCTATCAGGTGGAGAAATCGCGCGCCCGCACCAGCGAACGGCGCGGTTCCGGGTTAGGGCTGGCGATTACGCGCGAACTGGTTGAGGCGCATGGGGGGCGTATTGAGGCGCGCAGCGAATTGGGCAAAGGCAGTGCCTTCCTCGTGCGCCTGCCGATTGGCCCCCCCGAAGGCTCCACCATCACGCGCCGCCGCTAA
- a CDS encoding response regulator transcription factor: protein MAGEKILLVDDEAHIRDLARLYLEKEGFQVRMATNGVEALARVSESPPALVVLDLMMPEMDGWEVCRHLRATSNLPILMLTARDDDIDKIVGLEMGADDYLTKPFNPRELVARVRAILRRSAPGAGPGQDKARQVGDLMIDPASREATVNGERLNLRAKEFDLLLTLVDHLNIVLSRDQLLDLVWGYEFYGQTRTVDVHIAHLREKLGDCNVQIETVWGMGYKLVNG, encoded by the coding sequence ATGGCTGGCGAAAAGATACTCCTCGTTGATGACGAGGCGCACATTCGGGACCTGGCGCGGTTGTACCTGGAAAAGGAGGGGTTCCAGGTGCGGATGGCGACGAATGGGGTGGAGGCGCTGGCGCGGGTGAGTGAGTCGCCGCCGGCGCTGGTGGTGTTAGATTTGATGATGCCGGAGATGGATGGGTGGGAGGTATGCCGGCATTTACGCGCCACCTCCAACCTCCCCATCCTCATGCTCACCGCCCGCGACGACGACATCGACAAAATCGTCGGCCTGGAAATGGGAGCCGACGACTACCTTACCAAACCCTTCAACCCACGTGAACTCGTCGCCCGTGTACGCGCCATCCTACGCCGCAGCGCCCCCGGCGCCGGACCGGGCCAGGACAAAGCACGGCAGGTAGGCGACCTGATGATCGACCCCGCCAGCCGCGAGGCCACCGTCAACGGCGAACGCCTCAACCTGCGCGCCAAAGAGTTTGATCTCCTGCTCACGCTCGTGGACCACCTGAATATCGTCCTCTCCCGCGACCAGCTCCTCGACCTGGTCTGGGGCTACGAATTCTACGGCCAGACGCGCACCGTGGACGTACACATCGCCCACCTGCGCGAGAAACTGGGCGACTGCAATGTGCAAATTGAAACGGTCTGGGGCATGGGGTACAAGCTGGTAAACGGTTAA
- a CDS encoding RidA family protein, with translation MKKKVIATKNAPKAVGPYSQAIRAGDFVYTAGQIALDPETGQMAEADVAVQTERVLQNLGAVLESAGSSLEHVVKTTVFLQHMSDFAAMNEVYARIFGDARPARSTVAVAALPLGALVEIEVVALVGKKGKKK, from the coding sequence ATGAAGAAGAAAGTGATTGCGACGAAAAACGCTCCCAAAGCCGTGGGGCCTTATTCGCAGGCGATTCGCGCGGGGGATTTTGTGTATACGGCGGGGCAAATTGCCCTGGACCCAGAGACGGGGCAAATGGCCGAAGCGGATGTGGCCGTGCAGACGGAGCGGGTGCTGCAAAATCTGGGGGCGGTGCTGGAAAGTGCCGGCAGTTCCCTGGAGCACGTCGTAAAGACAACCGTCTTTTTGCAGCACATGAGCGATTTCGCGGCCATGAACGAGGTGTACGCGCGCATCTTTGGCGACGCGCGCCCCGCCCGCTCCACGGTGGCGGTGGCGGCGCTGCCGTTGGGGGCGCTGGTGGAGATTGAGGTGGTGGCGCTGGTGGGCAAGAAAGGCAAGAAAAAGTAG
- a CDS encoding GNAT family N-acetyltransferase, with protein sequence MSLTIERVQTDKQLRQFIRVAWDVYRDDPNWVPWLYFERLEFFDKKKSPFFEHAEADYFIAFRDGKAVGTIAALLNHRHNEFHEENVAHFGVFEVLNDAEVARMLLDTAMQWARQRGAERLVGPMNLSTNDECGTLIEGFNMPPVLLMTYNPPYYVDFLEAAGFQKAMDLLAWKIDLAEVSAEGKIPPKVVRVAQKAQERYNLIVRPVNIKDWDNEVARIKRIYNNAWEKNWGFVPMTDGEIERLAEGLRPILDTRLIFMCEKQDGEPVGFSLTTPNVNEPLGRARPGPSLLGSYIGAVRMILNKRKADWIRVIALGVVQEYRARGVDALLYYETAKVAYAAGYKWAEASWILETNDMMNRGIELFSGKVYKKYRVYEKAL encoded by the coding sequence ATGAGCCTCACAATTGAGCGTGTACAGACGGACAAACAACTACGCCAGTTTATCCGCGTCGCCTGGGACGTTTACCGCGACGATCCTAACTGGGTTCCCTGGCTCTATTTTGAGCGGTTGGAATTCTTTGACAAAAAGAAAAGTCCGTTTTTTGAACACGCGGAGGCGGACTATTTCATCGCGTTTCGGGACGGCAAGGCCGTGGGCACGATTGCCGCGCTGTTGAACCACCGCCATAATGAATTTCACGAGGAAAACGTGGCCCACTTTGGCGTTTTTGAAGTACTCAACGACGCCGAAGTGGCGCGGATGCTGCTGGATACGGCCATGCAGTGGGCGCGGCAGCGGGGCGCGGAACGGCTGGTCGGTCCGATGAACCTGTCCACCAATGACGAATGCGGCACGCTCATTGAGGGGTTCAACATGCCCCCCGTCCTCCTCATGACCTACAACCCACCCTACTACGTGGATTTCCTGGAGGCGGCGGGGTTCCAAAAGGCGATGGATCTGCTGGCCTGGAAGATCGATCTGGCGGAAGTGTCCGCGGAGGGCAAAATCCCGCCCAAAGTGGTGCGCGTGGCCCAAAAAGCGCAGGAACGGTATAACCTCATCGTGCGCCCGGTGAATATCAAGGATTGGGATAATGAGGTGGCGCGCATCAAGCGCATTTACAACAATGCCTGGGAGAAGAACTGGGGCTTTGTGCCCATGACGGATGGGGAGATTGAGCGACTGGCGGAAGGACTACGCCCCATCCTGGACACGCGCCTCATTTTTATGTGCGAGAAGCAGGATGGCGAGCCGGTGGGCTTTTCGCTGACGACGCCGAACGTGAACGAACCGCTGGGGCGGGCGCGACCCGGCCCGTCGCTGCTTGGCTCCTATATCGGCGCGGTGCGCATGATTCTGAACAAGCGCAAGGCGGATTGGATTCGCGTGATTGCCCTGGGGGTGGTGCAGGAGTATCGCGCGCGCGGCGTGGACGCGCTGCTGTACTATGAGACGGCCAAAGTGGCCTATGCCGCGGGCTATAAGTGGGCGGAGGCGTCCTGGATTCTGGAAACGAATGACATGATGAATCGGGGCATTGAGTTGTTTTCGGGGAAGGTATACAAGAAGTATCGCGTCTATGAAAAGGCGTTGTAG
- a CDS encoding tetratricopeptide repeat protein — protein MSGLRLQLLGEFRVTYDNAPINGFATDKVRALLAYLAVEADRTHTRGALATLLWSDWEESAALSNLRKTLFRLRQALADISPDADTPILAITRADVQFRADPNTVDLWQFTQWSRDDDPARWTAAAALYRGELLDGLALSGAPVFDEWLTIRREQLHQQALNVWARLADHHLAQGQMEQAQQDAARQLALEPWRESAHRQLMRAYAAAGQRAQALAQYAQCVAILAEELGVEPSEETKALAGSIDQDRSPASRLHHFPPALTAFVGRQQDVALLLSRLNHPQTRLITITGTGGMGKTRLTVEAATHWVAQSSTAEAYFVSLGAATTQQTLWQTLGAQLGVPSGKRGLTEADILAWLRSRSLLLVLDNYEQLLPDAQAISQILRHAPQTRLLVTSRLPLNLHGEWRLPLVGLPTPPPDSALEELIAYPSVQLLASAAQQAWPAFHVDANNAEAVGVICRLLAGMPLALEIAASWLQLYSAAQLARQITSGVESLVATRSNIPERHRSLRVIFEHTWSRLGSGERTAFSEMTCFQESFTLEAAQAVTSASPASVTVLLDHALLQRLDSGRFTLHPVLRQFAGIYLTNAGIVAQQHATYYLTQIAAGPVETVAHIQADLDNVRAAWRWAVSQQATDLLAAALANLTGFYVFKGLYQEGYDMVALALVHVSGRPSLVNQMRLAQAVFCEKLGELERGIELARQVIETGDEGWIVPASITLGHLHEMRGEYEQAIATLKQALTLVRDGSTEMARIWSILGSVHRLRGDVEPCIFAQEQALRINQSLGEEMQAAENHAYLSLVYKDISAYADAIEHVQQALEIAQRLNHRENIARFTQNLGLLYWQQDDLDQAQACYQRALQIAEELNHKRGICKCAGGLGVLARRRYRFDEALRHYRRALKLAEELGDKAMQATLLGNKGNIHMEIGEYRRAAAYYQRAVDLDRAAGALADVARHLGNMGDTLKYQSRFAEALPFFEEAIPYLRQADALYYLCWVLVSYAECLFALGRLAEAQQANDEGGQLAATIGRALYASFSELLAARLLAARGDSDEAQARLRRLQETSTDAEIQAEILYALGEITGDTAHYQAAREAFARLYAERRIARYRSRQPRPRPAFSAGH, from the coding sequence ATGAGCGGACTGCGATTGCAACTGCTGGGCGAATTCCGGGTGACGTATGACAACGCGCCCATAAACGGCTTTGCCACGGACAAGGTGCGGGCGCTGCTGGCTTACCTGGCCGTGGAAGCGGACCGCACGCACACGCGCGGCGCACTGGCGACACTGTTGTGGAGTGATTGGGAGGAGTCCGCCGCCCTGTCCAACCTGCGCAAAACGCTCTTCCGTCTGCGCCAGGCGCTGGCGGATATATCCCCGGACGCAGACACCCCCATCCTGGCCATTACGCGCGCGGACGTGCAATTTCGCGCCGACCCGAACACCGTTGATCTGTGGCAATTTACGCAATGGTCCCGCGATGATGATCCGGCGCGGTGGACCGCCGCCGCCGCCCTCTATCGCGGCGAACTGTTGGACGGGCTGGCGCTCTCCGGCGCGCCCGTTTTCGACGAATGGCTCACGATACGCCGCGAACAACTGCACCAGCAGGCGCTAAACGTGTGGGCGCGCCTGGCGGACCATCACCTGGCGCAAGGGCAAATGGAGCAGGCTCAGCAAGACGCGGCGCGCCAACTGGCGTTGGAGCCGTGGCGCGAATCCGCGCATCGCCAGTTGATGCGAGCGTATGCGGCGGCGGGGCAGCGGGCGCAGGCGCTGGCCCAGTACGCGCAGTGCGTGGCGATTTTGGCCGAAGAGTTGGGCGTGGAACCATCCGAAGAGACAAAAGCATTAGCCGGGAGCATTGACCAGGACCGTTCCCCCGCCTCGCGGCTGCACCACTTCCCTCCCGCCTTGACGGCCTTCGTCGGACGGCAGCAAGATGTCGCCCTTCTCCTCAGCCGCCTCAACCATCCCCAGACACGCCTGATCACGATTACGGGCACAGGCGGAATGGGGAAAACCCGCCTGACCGTGGAGGCAGCCACCCATTGGGTGGCGCAGAGCAGCACGGCGGAAGCGTATTTCGTCTCCCTCGGCGCCGCGACCACGCAGCAGACGCTATGGCAGACGTTGGGCGCGCAGTTGGGCGTGCCCTCGGGCAAACGCGGCCTGACGGAAGCGGACATTTTGGCCTGGCTGCGGTCGCGGTCTCTTCTGCTGGTGTTGGACAATTACGAACAACTGTTGCCGGACGCGCAAGCCATTTCCCAAATCTTGCGGCACGCGCCACAGACACGATTGTTGGTGACCAGCCGCCTGCCGCTGAATCTACACGGCGAATGGCGGCTGCCATTGGTTGGTCTGCCCACACCGCCGCCCGATTCCGCCCTGGAGGAATTGATTGCGTATCCTTCCGTTCAGCTCCTCGCCAGCGCCGCGCAGCAAGCGTGGCCGGCGTTCCACGTTGACGCGAATAACGCGGAGGCGGTCGGCGTCATCTGCCGTCTGTTGGCGGGCATGCCGCTGGCGCTGGAGATTGCCGCCAGTTGGTTGCAGCTTTATTCGGCGGCGCAGTTGGCCCGGCAGATCACGTCCGGTGTGGAATCCCTGGTGGCGACCAGGAGCAACATTCCAGAACGGCATCGCAGTTTGCGCGTGATTTTTGAACACACCTGGTCACGATTGGGGAGCGGCGAGCGGACGGCCTTTAGCGAGATGACTTGTTTTCAGGAGAGCTTCACGTTGGAGGCCGCGCAGGCGGTTACGTCGGCGTCGCCGGCAAGCGTCACCGTTTTGTTGGACCACGCGCTGTTGCAGCGATTGGATAGTGGACGTTTCACGCTGCACCCTGTTTTGCGTCAGTTTGCCGGCATTTACCTGACAAATGCCGGCATCGTAGCGCAACAACACGCAACCTACTACCTGACACAGATCGCCGCCGGTCCCGTGGAAACCGTGGCGCACATTCAGGCCGATCTGGACAACGTGCGCGCTGCCTGGCGGTGGGCCGTATCCCAGCAGGCCACCGATTTGCTCGCGGCCGCGCTGGCGAACCTGACCGGCTTTTACGTTTTCAAGGGGTTGTACCAGGAAGGGTACGACATGGTGGCGCTGGCATTGGTTCACGTGTCCGGGCGGCCATCGTTGGTGAACCAGATGCGGCTGGCGCAGGCGGTCTTTTGCGAGAAGTTGGGCGAACTGGAGCGAGGGATCGAGCTGGCGCGGCAGGTGATAGAAACGGGGGATGAGGGGTGGATTGTGCCGGCATCTATCACCCTCGGCCACCTGCACGAAATGCGCGGCGAATACGAACAAGCCATCGCCACCCTGAAACAGGCCCTCACCCTCGTCCGCGACGGCTCCACCGAAATGGCCCGCATCTGGAGCATCCTCGGGTCCGTGCATCGCCTGCGCGGGGATGTCGAACCCTGCATTTTCGCCCAGGAACAAGCCCTGCGCATCAATCAGTCCCTCGGCGAAGAAATGCAGGCCGCCGAAAATCACGCCTACCTCAGCCTCGTCTACAAAGACATCAGCGCCTACGCGGATGCCATTGAGCATGTGCAACAAGCATTGGAAATCGCCCAACGGCTCAACCATCGGGAGAACATCGCCCGCTTCACGCAAAATCTGGGGCTGCTCTACTGGCAGCAAGACGACCTGGATCAGGCGCAGGCATGTTACCAACGGGCGCTACAAATCGCCGAAGAGCTAAACCACAAACGCGGCATCTGTAAGTGCGCGGGCGGCCTGGGCGTCCTCGCACGGCGTCGCTACCGGTTTGACGAAGCCCTGCGGCATTATCGCCGCGCCCTGAAACTGGCCGAAGAACTGGGCGACAAAGCCATGCAGGCCACCTTACTGGGCAACAAAGGCAACATCCACATGGAGATCGGTGAATACCGCCGTGCCGCCGCCTACTACCAGCGCGCGGTGGACCTGGATCGGGCCGCGGGCGCGCTGGCGGACGTGGCGCGACACCTGGGCAACATGGGCGACACGCTCAAATACCAGTCCCGTTTTGCCGAGGCGCTGCCCTTTTTTGAAGAAGCAATCCCCTATCTACGCCAGGCAGACGCGCTCTATTACCTTTGTTGGGTGCTGGTCTCTTATGCCGAATGTCTATTTGCCTTGGGGCGCCTGGCGGAAGCGCAGCAGGCAAACGACGAAGGAGGCCAGTTGGCGGCAACAATTGGCCGCGCACTCTACGCCTCCTTCAGCGAACTGCTGGCCGCCCGCCTGCTGGCAGCACGAGGCGACAGCGACGAAGCACAGGCACGGCTGCGGCGGCTGCAAGAAACCAGCACGGACGCGGAAATTCAGGCGGAAATCCTGTACGCGCTGGGCGAAATCACCGGAGACACGGCGCATTATCAGGCAGCGCGCGAGGCGTTCGCCCGCCTTTATGCGGAGAGGCGCATCGCGCGCTACCGGTCACGGCAGCCGCGACCGCGCCCCGCTTTTTCCGCCGGACATTGA
- a CDS encoding hemin receptor: MTPEEKRLVEATFAQIQPIAREAAALFYGRLFEIAPAFRHLFKHDMDAQGMKLMQTIGVAVAHLDHLDEVVPAVRKLGQRHVHYGVKPEDYAVVGEALLWTLEQGLGAAFTPAVKDAWATVYGVLASTMQEAAYSLAVAV; this comes from the coding sequence ATGACACCGGAAGAGAAGAGACTCGTGGAGGCGACGTTCGCGCAAATTCAACCTATTGCCCGGGAAGCGGCGGCGCTGTTTTATGGACGCCTGTTTGAAATTGCCCCGGCGTTCCGGCATCTGTTCAAGCATGATATGGACGCGCAGGGGATGAAGTTGATGCAGACGATTGGCGTGGCCGTGGCGCATCTGGACCATCTGGACGAGGTTGTGCCCGCGGTGCGGAAGCTGGGGCAGCGGCACGTGCATTATGGCGTGAAGCCGGAGGATTACGCGGTTGTGGGGGAGGCGCTGTTGTGGACGCTGGAGCAAGGGCTGGGCGCGGCGTTCACGCCGGCGGTGAAGGATGCTTGGGCGACGGTGTATGGCGTTCTGGCAAGCACGATGCAGGAGGCGGCCTACTCGCTGGCCGTCGCTGTGTAA
- a CDS encoding FAD-dependent oxidoreductase: protein MMHKQYDTIVLGAGIAGTTLATILAKNGHRVLMLEKESHPRFAIGESLVFRGALWLWLLGQQYDIPEITNLSHIDTLAEHVSPGCGFKLTFGFLYHREGQEQNPRESNKIIPPIVHFISDSHLYRQDVDHYMVKAAQKYGAAYRDRVTVTNIDTDDDGVTVEISTGEQFSARFLVDGTGYRSPLARRVDPAGIKTQSRAIFTHMKNVPAYDDIAPGGTPPAAKMSATWHGGTLHHVFDGGWMWMIPFDNHDQTSSNLCSVGLMLDPRRFPADEALTPQEEFEAIVARFPTIARQLQGATPARPFVRTGRIQYSAESSLGPRHFLLHHAHSFIDPLYSRGMIRAWETVYALSSRLLAALHDDDFTPERFAYLDTMQAFQFRRTDQLVSNAYRSMPNFQMWNAWLHLWMGNELLTALYLWRRALKYMQSGDKAYLAGLDESPKPCMGAPFAPGVQVLYDRCESLLDRVDAGEISYEAAADALLAALKQADFLPHVAFDFGSGAATHADFVPQTTIAKILLWGKLRAPEAMRREVFDLPLRTVMKVEVGARWRPLRRRWNEALRLAPPRELAAAASSAES from the coding sequence ATGATGCACAAGCAGTATGATACGATTGTTCTGGGGGCGGGAATTGCCGGCACAACCCTGGCAACTATCCTGGCAAAAAACGGCCACCGCGTCCTCATGCTGGAAAAAGAAAGCCACCCGCGCTTCGCCATCGGTGAATCCCTCGTCTTTCGGGGCGCGCTCTGGCTGTGGCTGCTGGGGCAGCAATACGACATTCCCGAAATCACCAACCTCAGCCACATCGACACACTGGCGGAACACGTCTCCCCCGGCTGCGGTTTCAAACTGACCTTCGGATTCCTCTACCATCGTGAGGGCCAGGAACAGAACCCGCGGGAATCTAACAAAATCATCCCGCCCATCGTCCATTTTATCTCGGACAGCCATCTCTACCGTCAAGACGTAGACCATTACATGGTCAAGGCGGCGCAGAAATATGGGGCCGCCTACCGCGACCGCGTCACCGTCACGAACATTGACACGGACGATGATGGCGTCACGGTGGAAATCAGCACGGGCGAGCAGTTTAGTGCACGCTTCCTCGTGGACGGCACGGGCTACCGTTCACCGCTGGCGCGGCGCGTGGACCCGGCGGGCATCAAGACGCAATCCCGCGCCATCTTCACGCACATGAAAAACGTGCCCGCCTACGATGACATCGCGCCCGGTGGCACGCCGCCCGCCGCGAAAATGTCCGCCACCTGGCACGGCGGCACGCTGCACCACGTCTTCGATGGTGGGTGGATGTGGATGATCCCGTTCGACAATCATGACCAGACGAGTAGCAATCTGTGTAGCGTCGGCCTGATGCTGGATCCGCGTCGCTTCCCTGCGGATGAGGCGCTGACGCCGCAGGAGGAGTTCGAGGCCATTGTGGCCCGGTTCCCCACGATTGCGCGTCAATTGCAAGGAGCTACGCCGGCGCGCCCATTCGTGCGCACGGGGCGCATCCAGTACAGCGCCGAGTCTAGCCTGGGGCCGCGCCATTTCTTGCTGCACCACGCGCACAGTTTCATCGATCCGCTGTACTCACGGGGCATGATTCGCGCTTGGGAGACGGTGTACGCCCTCAGCAGTCGTTTGCTGGCGGCGCTGCACGACGATGACTTCACCCCGGAACGATTCGCCTACCTGGACACGATGCAGGCGTTTCAGTTCCGGCGCACGGACCAGTTGGTGAGCAATGCGTATCGCTCCATGCCGAATTTCCAGATGTGGAATGCGTGGCTGCACTTGTGGATGGGCAATGAACTGCTGACGGCGCTGTACCTGTGGCGGCGGGCGTTGAAGTACATGCAGTCGGGCGATAAGGCGTATCTGGCGGGCCTGGATGAATCGCCGAAGCCCTGTATGGGCGCGCCGTTTGCACCGGGCGTGCAGGTGTTGTATGACCGGTGCGAATCGCTGCTGGATCGGGTGGACGCGGGCGAAATTAGCTATGAAGCGGCGGCGGATGCGCTGCTGGCGGCGCTGAAACAGGCTGATTTTCTGCCGCATGTGGCGTTTGACTTTGGCAGTGGGGCGGCGACGCACGCGGATTTTGTGCCGCAGACGACGATTGCCAAAATCCTGCTGTGGGGCAAGCTGCGCGCACCGGAGGCCATGCGTCGGGAGGTTTTCGACTTGCCTTTGCGCACGGTGATGAAGGTGGAGGTGGGGGCGCGCTGGCGACCGCTCCGGCGGCGTTGGAATGAGGCGTTGCGGCTGGCTCCCCCGCGTGAGTTGGCGGCTGCTGCGTCCAGCGCGGAATCATAG
- a CDS encoding SDR family NAD(P)-dependent oxidoreductase, protein MQILVTGGAGFIGSHLVAALSQEGASVCVLDNLSTGRRENLAGISHTFQQGDITDWETTRAAANGCDIIFHHAALVSVPQSLAQPEHNHEVNVTGFFHVLEAARQAGARRVVYASSAAVYGNMPALPKTETTPLQLLTPYAAAKHINEQYAAAYTAAYGLETIGLRYMNVFGPRQDPTSPYSGVLSIFCRAALTGQPCRIHGDGEQTRDFIYVTDVVRANLQAAGIPAATCATHPILNIGRGQQTSLNQIIATLRDLLGRPIPVVHDAPRPGDIRHSQADISRARAALRWTPQVTLHDGLAHTLNWFKQQSPEGNRLPSP, encoded by the coding sequence ATGCAAATCTTAGTCACCGGGGGGGCGGGGTTTATCGGCTCCCACCTTGTCGCCGCGCTCAGCCAGGAAGGGGCGTCTGTGTGCGTGTTGGATAATCTGAGTACGGGGCGGCGGGAGAATCTTGCCGGCATTTCGCACACATTCCAACAAGGCGACATCACCGATTGGGAAACCACGCGCGCGGCGGCGAACGGCTGCGACATCATCTTCCATCACGCGGCATTGGTCAGCGTCCCGCAATCCCTGGCGCAGCCAGAACACAACCACGAAGTCAACGTGACCGGCTTTTTCCACGTGCTGGAAGCAGCGCGGCAGGCAGGCGCGCGGCGGGTGGTGTATGCATCATCGGCGGCGGTGTATGGAAATATGCCGGCACTCCCCAAAACCGAAACCACCCCCCTCCAACTCCTCACCCCCTACGCCGCCGCCAAACACATCAACGAACAGTACGCCGCCGCCTACACCGCCGCCTACGGCCTGGAAACCATCGGCCTTCGCTACATGAACGTCTTCGGCCCGCGCCAGGACCCCACTTCACCCTACTCCGGCGTCCTCTCCATCTTCTGCCGCGCCGCCCTCACGGGGCAACCCTGCCGCATCCACGGAGACGGCGAACAAACCCGCGACTTCATCTACGTCACCGATGTCGTCCGCGCCAATCTGCAAGCTGCCGGCATCCCCGCCGCCACCTGCGCCACCCACCCCATCCTCAACATCGGGCGCGGCCAACAAACCAGCCTCAACCAGATCATCGCCACCCTCCGCGACCTCCTCGGTCGCCCCATCCCCGTCGTCCACGACGCGCCCCGTCCCGGCGACATTCGCCACTCCCAGGCGGACATCAGCCGCGCCCGCGCCGCCCTCCGCTGGACACCCCAGGTCACGCTCCACGACGGCCTCGCCCACACCCTCAACTGGTTCAAACAACAGTCGCCAGAGGGAAACCGGCTCCCGTCCCCATAA
- the efp gene encoding elongation factor P, with the protein MIDVNQLRRGVTFTQDGELYKVTEYSHNKPGRGKATIKVNVRNLRTGSNLQLTYTSGDRVQDVRTEKRAVQYLYDDGAFFVFMDMETFEQTFVSHSIFGDDALYLKPELEIELLSYEKETIDYIFPTSIDYEVVESEMAIAGDRVSGATKEVTLETGLKVKTPLFVNTGDRIRVNTTTGEYITRV; encoded by the coding sequence ATGATTGACGTAAATCAACTCCGCCGGGGCGTCACGTTTACGCAGGACGGCGAACTGTACAAAGTGACTGAATATAGTCACAACAAGCCAGGCCGCGGCAAGGCGACCATTAAAGTGAACGTGCGTAATTTGCGCACAGGCTCCAATTTGCAGCTCACGTACACGTCTGGCGACCGCGTGCAGGATGTGCGCACGGAAAAGCGGGCGGTGCAGTACCTGTATGACGACGGCGCGTTTTTCGTTTTCATGGATATGGAAACGTTTGAGCAGACGTTTGTCAGCCACAGTATCTTTGGCGACGATGCGCTTTATCTGAAGCCGGAACTGGAAATTGAGCTGCTTTCTTACGAAAAAGAGACGATTGACTACATTTTCCCCACCTCGATTGATTATGAGGTGGTGGAGTCGGAGATGGCTATTGCCGGCGACCGCGTTTCCGGGGCGACCAAAGAGGTGACGCTGGAAACGGGGCTGAAGGTGAAGACGCCGTTGTTTGTGAATACGGGGGACCGTATTCGGGTGAATACGACAACGGGTGAGTATATTACGAGGGTGTGA